The stretch of DNA CTTTTTACCTTCCATTCCAACTAAATTTTCACCTTTAAACTCAACCGTTCCACCTGATGGGGTAATTAATTGGTTTACAAGTCTTGCCATCGTTGATTTCCCACAGCCTGACTCACCAACTATTCCTAACGTTTCACCAGGAAATACATCAAAACTAACACCGTCAACAGCCTTAACACTTTGCGTAGACTTTCGAAAAGGAATCGGACTTTCCATTGCAAAATGCTTTTTTAAACCTCTAACTTTTAACAACGGTTCCGTCAAGATGTTCACTCTCCCTTCTAGCTAAACGTACCTCTTTCGTTTGAAAATGACAGGAAACAAAGTGGTTTTCCTTTACTTCCGTTAATTGAGGTTTTTCCTGAAAGCAAACTTCTTGAGCGTAGGAGCAACGATTTGCAAACGGACAGCCCTTCACTTCTTTACTTAAATCTGGAGGGCTCCCTGGTATTGCATGAAGTAGCTCATCATTATTTGTGCTTTCTGTAATTTGCGAATCTAGCAGCCCCCAAGTATATGGATGCATTGGATTATCATGTATTTCCGCAACTGTACCTGACTCCACTACGTTACCGGCATACATGACAAGTACTTTATCGCACGTTTCCCATACAACTCCTAAATCATGTGTAATCATAATGATAGAAGTGTTAAGCTCTTCTTGTAATTTTTTCATTAAGTCTAGTATTTGCGCTTGTACTGTTACATCTAATGCTGTTGTTGGCTCATCTGCAATAAGTAATTTCGGATTACACGCTAGTGCGATTGCGATCATTACGCGCTGTCTCATTCCACCAGAAAACTCGTGGGGATACATGTTAATACGTTTTTCCGGAGAAGGAATCCCTACTAGCTCTAACATTTTTATCGCTTTTTGTTTTGCCTCTTTTTTAGAAACATTTTGGTGATTACGAATAGATTCCATTAGTTGATTTCCAACTTTATATACTGGATTTAAACTAGTCGATGGATCTTGGAAAATCATCGAGATTTCATTTCCGCGAATCTTTCTCATTTCTTTATTAGACAGTTTCAGCAAGTCTTTTCCTTCAAAATGAATACTTCCACCACTTATTTTCCCTGGTGGGCTTGGGATAAGCCTTAAAAGTGAAGTTGCCGTTACACTTTTACCTGACCCAGATTCACCTACGATACCAATGCTCTCTTTTTTATTGAGGGTAAAAGAAACACCATTCACCGCTTTCGTCGTTTTACCACTTGAGCGAAATTCTACTTGTAAATTTTCGACTTGTAATAGTTCTTCTGACATGTGCTTCGCCTCCTTATTAAAGTTTCATTTTCGGATCTAAGGCGTCACGTAAGCCATCGCCAAATAGGTTAATTCCTAATACTGTTATTAAAATAGCTAGTCCTGAAAAAGTAGCCATATGAGGGCTTAATACTAAAAAGTTTTTACCGTCTTGTAGCATACTTCCCCATGATGCCGTCGGAGGCTGTACTCCTAATCCTAAAAAGCTTAAAGAAGCTTCGGAAATAATGGCACCGGCGACGCTCATTGTTCCGTATACTATTAGTGGAGGGAAACTATTCGGTAAAATATGTTGAAAAATAATTCTACCGTGTGTTGCACCTAACGATCTTGTCACTTCTACATATTCCAATTCTTTAACGTTTAACACTTGTCCCCTTACGACCCTTGCAAAACCTGGAATATTAGCTACACCAATCGCTATAATCGTATTCATTAGTCCTTGTCCGAGAACAGTCATTAACGTAATAGCCAAAAGGATAAAAGGAAAGGCAAACATGCCGTCCATCACTCGCATAATGATCGAGTCTAGCCTTCCTCCAAAATAACCTGCGACAACACCTAAAAAAGAACCAAAAACCGCTCCGAAAACTACAGCAGCTATTCCTACAATTAGCGATATTCTCGCTCCATAAACGAGTCTGCTAAAAATATCTCTTCCGTAACTATCTGTTCCTAAAAGATGTCCATCTTGTCCTGGACCAATTAGGGACTTCGTAACATCCATTGCGTTTGGTGGATGTGTTGCAATAAGCGGAGCAAAAATTGCTGTAATTGTTAGTAGCGTAATAATGAACAATCCGAAAGCCGCTAAGCGATTTTTTACTAGCTTCTTTATCATCGTTACTCCATTGTTCTGCTTCTTAACGGGAACGGAAGCTTTTCCTGCAGTTTGTATTGAGGCCATTAGTTTGAACCTCCTTTATTCGATGAATAGTTTATTTTTGGATTTACTACTTTATATAAAATATCAATCAATAAATTTACTACAACGAAAATTAAAGCGATAAACAATACAGTTCCTTGCACAACGACGAAGTCTCGCTTATCAATCGCATTCATTATTAGTAGACCCATTCCTGGCCAACTAAAAATCGTTTCCGTTAGGACTGCTCCTCCTAATAACGAGGATACTTGTAAACCTAGTACCGTAAGAAGTGGAGTAAGTGCGTTTTTAAATGCATGCTTACCGATAACGAAAAATTCAGCTAGCCCTTTCGATCTTGCTGTTTTCACGTAGTCTTGCGAAATAACCTCAAGCATACTTGATCTAGTAATTCGTGCAAATTGTGCCATCGGTATTGTAGCAAGTGTAATGCTAGGTAGGATTAAATGGCTAACATACTTCCCTATGCCATCTTCCATTGATCCCATTCCAGTTGCCGGGAACCATCCTAAATTAACACTAAAGAAAAGAACGAGCATAACCCCTAACCAAAATACAGGCATGGATACGCCAATTAGCGAAACGGTTGTAACCGCATAGTCTAGTAACGAGTTCTGTCTAGTGGCCGCTATCATACCTGCTGGCACACCTATCATGATCGCAATTAACAATGCACTTATCGCAAGAACGACCGTATTAGGGAAACGATCTTTAATTAAATCAATAACTGGCTGATTATAAGCTAAAGAATTTCCTAAATCACCTTTTAATAGATTTTTTATATAATCAAAAAATTGGACATACAACGGTTCGTTTAAACCTAATTGTTCAGTTAAAGCTTCTATTTCTTGAACACTAGCTTGAGGCCCTAGCATAACTGCTGCTGGATCTCCCGGAATCATTCTAGTAATTAAAAACACGATAATCGCAACTATTAATAATGTTGGTATCATATTAATAATCCGCCTTAAAATATATTTCCCCATAAACACCCTCCTTTTTGATTCATTATCTGAACCATTGTTTCACTATTTGATTTTATTTAGTTTATCACCCACTCTTACAATTTGTAAATATAATTCAATTTGAAATAATCCCCATTATCTAAATTGACAAAAAACTATTTACATCCGCTTAATAAATGTGATAAGTTATTTTAAAATTCAATATATGAATTATCGTTTCACTATCTGAATCAAAAAAGGAAAAGGAGGAAAATTAATGCAGCTTTTTAGGAAGTCATTTTTGTTTTCCATCGTAATAGCACTTTTATTCATCGTTAGTGCTTGTTCTTCTGATTCTCAAACAGAGTCAAAATCGAATGGACAACAAGGAGAAGAAAATTTAGAACCAAAAAGTGGTGGAGTATTAAATGTTGGACTTGCTTCCAATATTAATACGTTAGATCCGACAAAGTATACTGGTGCATATGAATCACAAGTTATTCGCGCTATCGGGGATACACTAATTGCTTATAGTAAGGATTTTAGCGATTTCGTCCCTTCATTAGCGACTGAATGGACTGTTTCAGAAGATATGCTGTCGTATACATTTAAACTAAGAGATGATGTATATTTCCAACCTGGTGAATATCAAGATGGTAGACAAATGACAGCTGAAGACGTGAAATATAGTTTAGAACGTTCTGTAAACGATTCTGCCTTAAATCGTTTAACAGGTGTAGAAAGTTTTGAAGTTACCGGAGAGTTTGAAGTAACGATGCATTTAACTGCACCGAATGCTTCCATCCTAGCAATGTTAACAGACCCTGGTAACATTATTGTTCCGAAGGAAGAAGTAGAAGGTTGGGGCGATCAATTTGGATCCCATCTAGTAGGGACAGGTCCGTTCCAATTTGTAGATTGGCAAACAGATCAACAAGTGAAAGTCGAACGTCATGAAAATTATTGGGGTGAAACACCGTACCTTGATGGTGTAGTGTACAAAATTATCCCTGACCCTAATATGATGACGAATGCGATTCGCTCTGGAGATATTGATATTGCAACAAACATTTCCGGGCAAAATAGAGCAGTAATTGAACAAGACTCAAACTTAGAACTACTATCCGTCCCTGGTTTAGCTTTAACGTACCTTGATTTAAACTATCAAAGCGGACCAACTGCAGACCCTAAAGTACGTGAAGCTATTTATAAAGCGACAAATGTAGAAGAAATTGCCCAAGGTGTTAACCAATGGGGTGGCGGTTCTGTATCCTACGCACCACTACCACAAGAGTCTTGGGGTTATAGCGAAGAACTAGAATCTCTTAAACCAGCATATAATCCGGAAGAAGCGAAAAGCATTTTAGCAGAAACTGACTATGCAGATGGTTTTTCCATCGAGCTTTATGTATTAGAATCTCGTGTACCATATGCAACTATTTTCCAAAACCAAATGAAAGAAAACTTAAATATTGATGTAGATATTAAAGTAACAGAATGGGGAACATTGAGCACGATTGCATCTCAAGGAAATGCACCAATGTATATCGGTGGTTGGTCATGGTATCCAGACCCATACTTTTTCCTAAACCAAACATTCCATTCTAGCCAAATTGGTTCACTAGGTAATGGTAAAGGATACTCTAATCCAGAAGTAGACGCGTTACTTGATCGTGCCCTTTCTGAAACAGTAGTACAAGAAGAAAGAGCAGCCCTTTATCAAGAAGCGATTGCTATTATTATGAGTGAATACGCGAGAGTGGAGCTTGATAATTTACACCAAACAGCTGCGATTAGACCGAATGTGAAAGGTTTCAACGTAGCAGTAGATCCATCTATTCAAATCGTAAGTCCAAACGGTACGAATGTTTGGTTAAATAACTAATTTTTAAACAATTGGCATATATTTTATTTCGAACATTATTCTATTAGAAAAGCAGAGGCGGCATCCTCTGCTTTTTTGTTATTATTGTAAAAAGAAAAAGCCATTCTTTTAATGTGTAAACAAAAAGAATGGCTTTTAATATTAAAACGCCGGAATCGCCGTTTCATCATAGTTTTCTTCTAAAAATTGGCGAACTTCTTCGCTTGTCATTGCTTTCGCTAACTTTTGGATTGGCTCCCAATCTACATTATCTTTACGTGCTACTAATGTAATTCCAAAGTCATTGTCGCTTCCTTCTGTTAGAAGTGCGTCACTTTTTGGTGTTAACCCTAGTGGAGCTGCATAAGCAGGGGTCATTACTACTGCATCTGCGTCATCATACATTCTTGCTAACATTAATAAATCTAATTCTTCTAATTTATAGTTTTTTGGATTTTCGATAATATCAGCCTGTGTATAATATGGGCCTGTTTTTTCTTTTAATGTAATAACGTTATGTTGTGCTAATAGCGCTAATGAACGGTCAATGTTCGATACATCATTTGCAATGGCAATCACCGCTCCCTCAGGTAGTTCCTCCATTGACTTGTACTCTTTTGCATAGACACCGTAGTTTGCAAAATAAATAGGAGTAACTGGAACTAGTTCTGCATCGTTATTACGGTTAAATTCCTCCATATAAGGAACGTGCTGAAAGAAGTTTGCATCTACTTCTCCTGCTGCTAATGCACTGTTCGGCTGAACATTGTCGCTTAGAACAACTACTTCTAAGTTAATGCCCTCTTCCGCTAGCTTTGGTTTAACTAAATCTAGTATTTCTGTCATCGGTGGAATTAAAGAAGCTACTTTTAACGTTACTTCTTCCTTTTCATTATTTGGTGCTGTACTATTATCATTACCTTCATTTGTTTGGCCACAGCCAGCTAGTACTAATAAAAGCATTAATGATAGTAATATAATTTTTTTCATGGTGTTTTCCTCCTCGTCGTTATCTTTTATCAATCATTCTTGAAACAGTTGTACCCGTGAATTGAATCAATTGTACAAGTATAACCATAATGACAATCATGTACATCATTAAATCGGTTTTGAATTGCTGGTAGCCGTATCGAATGGCAAAGTCGCCAATCCCGCCTCCTCCAACTACTCCCATAATCGTCGAATACGATATAAAACTAATAATAGAGGTTGTTAACCCAAGTACTAAACCGGAGCGAGCTTCGACATAAAGAAATTTAAAAATAACTTCTTTCACAGAGGCTCCCATCGAAATTGCCGCTTCCATTACTCCTTTTGGTACATCTAATAACGATTGTTCAACTAAACGGGAATAGTGGGCAATTGCGATAATCGATAATGGTACAGTGGCAGCTGCTGTACCAATCGCGGTTCCAATAATGAGTCGTGTAAATGGTATTAAAAACACTACTAATAAGAGGAACGGAAAAGAACGAATAATGTTCACTAGTAAGTTCAAGGTAGAAAACACTAGCCTGTTTTCTAGCATTTGCCCTTTTCTACAAAGATAGAGTAAGGTCCCTACTGGTAGGCCGATAAGTACCGCCGCTAAAATAGAAACACCGACCATCATAAATGTTTCAATAATCGCTTTCCATATTTCCGCTTCATATTGTATCAATATCTCAGGCATGGCTATTATCACCATCCTTTGATAGCTGTTCTACAAACCATTTCGGATTACTATCTTTCATAGCAACACCTTTAGGTTCAATTGTTATCGTGTCGTAAACTTCACCATTAGCCATCACCGTTACTCGTTGGCATATGCTTTTAATTACTTCCATCTCGTGGCTAACGATCACAATTGTAACACCAAGACGTTTATTAATACTTTCTAGTACTCCTAATATTTCAGCCGTTGTATTAGGATCTAGCGAAGAAGTTGGCTCATCACATAGTAACACTTTCGGGTTATTTGCTAGTGCTCTCGCAATGGCTACACGCTGCTTTTGACCACCACTTAATTGCGCGGGGTACTTGTCAAGATAATCTTCTAATCCGACAAATCGTAGGCATTCTTCTACTCGACTTCGATGGTCTTTTCTTGGGATTTTTGCTAATTGAAGTGATACAGCTACATTTTCATAAACTGTTTTGTTCGCTACTAAGTTAAAATGCTGAAAAATCATTCCTATTGATTGCCTTGCTTGTCGAAGCTGTTTACCTTTCATGTTCGTTAAAGCTTGGCCATCTACTTCTACTGTTCCTTTGTCTGGAACTTCTAATAAATTCATTAACCGCAGTAGCGTTGATTTTCCCGCTCCACTAGCGCCAATAATTCCGTATATTTCTCCTCTTTTAATCGTTAAAGAGACAGATTTTATCGCATCAAATTGTATAAAACTTTTGCTAACGTTATGTAATGTAATCATAAAAAAACCACTTTCTCCACAATGAAAGGTGAGTTAACCGATATTAATTATAGCTTAATATAGTAAAATTGTCATTTTGTCTAGACCATCATTTTGACCAAAAGGCGCAAAACTTCAAGTAATGGCTATTATTTTCTCTAAAGTGTTTATTATTTTAATATATGTTTTATGCTAAACTGTGAGTGTATGTCTATTAATATAGTAGAGATTAAATTAAACTGGTATTATATATCATTAATAATAGAAAGGAACTAATCATGATGAAATGTATTTCCATAGATTTAGATGGTACGTTATTAAATTCAAAGCATGAAATTTCAGAAGAAAACTTACAAACGTTACATGATTTAAAGAAGCAAGGGCATTACGTCATTTTAAATACAGGGCGGGCTTTAGCTGACGTTATAAAAATACAAGCGGTTCAACAGTTGGAGTTACCTATTTTTAGCATAAACGGTTCCATGTTATATTCTAAATCAGGTGAACTACTGTATGAAGCGAACGTTCCAATTTCTACTTATAAGGAGATATTCTCCAGGTTAAAAGATTTAGAAATAGGGATACTTGTTTATACAAACTATGGTGGCTTCCCTGCTACGTTACCTCCATTGCAAGAAAAAAGCAAAGAAGAATTAACTACTCTTTTCCAACAATACGATTACGATCAAATTTTAACTAAAAACGATATAAAAATTTATAAAATAATGGCGTTAGTTTACGATGGCCAATTAGAAAAATTGGAAGATGTAAAGAAGGCTTTAGGAAATACGCTTGATATATTCATGGCTGCATCACTACCTAACAACCTAGAACTTACATCTAGTGAAGCTAATAAAGGAAAGGCTATATTACGCTACCAAAAGTTAATGAATCTCCACTTTGAAGAAATAATTGCAATCGGGGATGGTGGAAATGACCTCGGACAATTTGAAGTTGCAACAACTTCAGTGGCAATGGGAAATGCTCCAGCCTATATTCAAAATATAGCAGACGTTGTTACAAAAACAAATGATGAAGACGGCTTTTCCTACGCTATGCGCCATCAGCTTAAATTAATACCTACGAGCGAAACTGCCAATATATAAAAAAGATTGAAGCCCCTAAAATACGTTGGGGGCTTTTTTATACAGGTATTCGTTTTTTTCTATCAATGAATAGTATTAAATAAGAGATGATAGATAACAACGGTAACTCAATTAATGGACCAAGAATTAACACTAATGCTATTAACGGCTCATGTGGGAAGGCGGTCAATGCGATTGCCAATGCAACTGGCGAATTTCTTGCTAACGTCGTAAAATTTAAGCTAACCGTTTTCTCTCTTTTAAAATGCAATAAACTTCCGATGAATCTTCCAATGATGAAATTGATGAAGAAAAATACAACAATTGGAATCATTAGCTTAACTAATAAATTTACATTGTCTAGTAATAAACTTCCTTGTGATGCGAACATAGCTACTATTGCTAAACATAAAAAGAAAATCGGCAAAGAGCTCCATTTCTCTATTAACCGTTCTTTTCTATTCCGCAGTAGATATTGTCTAGTTAAAAATGCTAAGACGAACGGTATGATTAATACGAGAATGATACTCTCCATAACGAGCTGAAAATCAACTACACCAACTGTTCCCGAAAAAATAAATAGATATAACGGTAATAATAGAAGCTGTAGTAATAAATTTAAAGGTAAAATACTAGTAGATAGCGAAATGTTACCTTTGGCAATACCAGTAAATATAATATACCAATCCGTACAAGGAGTAACCATTAACATAATAAATCCAAGCCATAACGCGTAGTTATCTCCTAAAAATATTGCAGCAAGCACCCACGCCAATAACGGTGTTAAAACAAAATTCATCGCTACAGATGTAATTGTGAATTTTCGATTTAAAAAGGAATTCCTTATATCCTTGATCGGGATTTGTAAAAAGGTAACATATAACATTATAATTAATAAAGGCATAATAATTTTATCTGCATGCATCGCTATGTTACTAACTTGACCGAGGATTAAACCTAGAGCAACTGCTATCAAAATCAATATTGTATATAATTTTTCAAATATCCCCACCATTTCCCCCCTACGAAGCGCTATTCTGTATGCTTTCTACAAACTTCAATGCTGCACGTGATAAAGGAACACTTTTTAAATAACAAATACCGATACTTCTTTTCGGAATTTCCTCTTGTAATACCACTTCAAATAATTCTCCTCTTTTTATGTAATCGCTCGAAAACTCCTTAATCACACACGATATTCCTAAATTTATTTTAGTAAATTCGAGTAATAAGTCGTAAGAGCCTAGTTCGAACACCGGAGAGACGTTAAATCCTCGTTCTTTGAAAAAGTTTTCTATATATACTCGTGAGTTTGATTTCTTTTCTAAAAAGATTAATGGTAGCCTCATTAAATATTCAAGACTAACTGGTTTATCCGTTAAGTTTTTATATTTTTCTCCGCATACAAAGATGTCTTTAATTTCTTTGCATGGAATAACTTGAAGATGGTCTTCATCAATTGGCAAATTGCATAGACCGAGGTCTGCCTTTCCTGTTTTAATAAACTCACAAATTTCTGTTGTGGTCCCGTTTAATATATTTAATTTAATCCCTGGATACGCTCGATGGAATTTTTCTAAATAAGGTAATAGAAAATAACGTGATATTGTATCGCCGACCCCAATACGTAATTGTCCTGTTTTAAATGTTTTGAATTCAAATAATTTATCTTCAGCAACATCAATAATTGCTAGAGCCGAATTTACATGCTCATTTAACAGTTTCCCTTCATTCGTCAACACTACACCTTTCGAGTTTCGATGGAAAAGAGGAATTTCTAATTCTTTTTCTAGTTTTAAAATTGCTTGACTAACAGCTGATTGTGTCATGTATAGCTCTTTTGCAGCTTTCGAGAAACTATTGTTTCGGCTAACAACGTTAAAAATTCGGTACAAATCCAATTTTCCTATCATATTAGTTCTCCTTATAGCAGATATTATAAATATTAATTTTACTTATATCATTTATTAAAGGTATAGTAAACTTATAGTATGTTGAAAAGAGAGACATACTTTACATAAAAATGTACTCAATTAAAGGAGAGATTACATTGGCTAGAGCAGTTGGAACAGTAGTTCGTGGGCTTCGCGGTCCAATCATCAACGAAGGAGATAATATTGAACAAATCGTCGTTGATACAGTATTACATGCAGCAGAAAGTGAAAAATATTCGATTGAAGATCGTGACATTGTAACGATAACAGAATCTATTGTCGCTCGCGCACAAGGAAACTATGCGACAATTGACGATATAGCAACAGATATTAAAGCAAAATTCGGAGAAGGCAAAATTGGTGTTATTTTTCCTATTCTTAGCCGTAACCGTTTCTCTAACCTTTTAAGAGGGGTCGCAAAAGGAACTAGTGAGATAGTATTAATGCTAAGCTATCCTTCTGATGAAGTTGGTAACCACCTTGTGGACATCGATGAATTAGATGAAAAAGGAATTAACCCATGGACTGATGTACTAACAGAAGCTCAGTTCCGTGAACATTTCGGCTATAAAAAACATACATTTACAGGTGTTGATTATGTTGACTACTATAAATCGTTAGTAGAGGCGGAAGGTATTAAGTGTGAAGTTATTTTCTCTAACAACCCGAAAACGATTTTAGAGTATACTCCTAACGTCTTAACTTGTGATATTCACTCACGCTTTAGAACGAAACGTATCTTAAAAAATAACGGTGCAGAAATAGTATTCGGCCTTGATGATATTCTTTCCCAATCTATTAACGGCAGTGGCTTTAACGAAGATTATGGTCTTCTTGGTTCAAATAAAGCAACCGAAGATAGCATAAAATTATTCCCAAACAACTGTCAACCAATCGTTGATTCCATTCAAGCAAAACTAAAAGACTTAACGGGAAAAACAGTTGAAGTAATGGTTTATGGAGATGGAGCATTCAAAGATCCAGTGGGTAAAATTTGGGAGCTTGCAGATCCAGTTGTATCACCAGCCTACACGAAAGGGCTTGAAGGTACACCAAATGAAATTAAACTAAAATATTTAGCAGATAACAACTTCTCTCATCTTCGTGGCGAAGAGTTAAAGCAAGCTGTTTCTGAATACATTCAAAATAAAAATGAAGATCTTGTTGGTGCGATGGAAGCCCAAGGTACTACACCTCGTAAATTAACAGACTTAATCGGCTCCCTGTCCGATCTAACTTCTGGTAGTGGTGATAAAGGAACACCAATGATCTACATTCAAGGTTACTTTGATAACTATACAAAATAATAAAATGTGGACAAGGGCTACCCCTTGTCCACGCTTTTTGGTTAACAACACCAATTACCTCATTTTTCTCACAGACTATAAATATGTAAAAAAGTTGTACCCTAAATATACTGCCATGACCCAAATGATTATGGCTGAAATTTGATTTATCCGCTTCAACAGTATACCGCTGTTTCCTAACTGTCCAACCTTTCGACCTATAATGGCTAAAAAGAAAAACCATATCCATGAGACTATAATACAAGCAAGAGTAAAGATTACCTTCTCATGACCTACATAAGCAAGAGAACTCGTTCCAATAACCCCAATTGTGTCTATAATAGCGTGCGGATTAAGTAACGAAACAGAAGCAGCAAAGGTAACTTGTCGTCGAGCGGAAAAACGACTTGGCACCTGAATTTTACTACTAGAATCTGAAGTGCTCCTCCACATAACAAATCCCATATAAATCAAAAAGATCGTTCCGCATAAAAATAATAAATTCTTTAACCACTCAAAATTTAAAACAACTACTGAAAGTCCACTTACAGCCAAAATGATAAGTATCGTATCACAAAATCCTGCTGTAATTATGGCAGGAGCAGCTTTTAATAATTTCCGGTGAGTTGCTCCTTGGTTGAAAATAAATACGTTTTGAACGCCTAAAGGTAAAATTAGTCCAAACGCCAATATGATACCATGAACAAGTGCTAGCATTTTTTCACCTACTAGTTTTTCTTTATATAAATTCTGAATATATATAATTTGTGCCTTTAACTTTTCAAATAAAAAAGAACAATATAACGGAAACAACCTTAGAGAATAGAGAAGGGTAACTGTACTTGTAAACCAAACTACATTCTTCTTGCCGCTTAGTAGTAACAAAATATATAAAACTTACATTTACCATTTTCTGCGTGAGCGAGGGACCTGACCTGTCCCTCCGTCCACTTAATTTAATTTTTGATATATGCCATGATTTCCTCTTATGTCTATAAATTTATACCAATCTGGCAATTCATTAACTAACTGTGTTGGTCCAGACCAAGATGGAACATCATCAAAAATGATGTATCCCCCTTCAGCTACAAATGGACTCCAAAACTCAAAGTCCCTCTTCACTAATTCATACTCGTGTGAGCCATCGATGTACAGTAGGCCAATCTTTTTCTGTATCGGCCAAATACGTGATGCTTCAACGCTATCCATCTTTATAGGCTGAATTACATCTAATAAATTTAATTTACTCATATTTTCAAGGAATTCCTGATACAATTGATCTTCCTCATAATGTTTAAGCACCTTCTGATGCTCTGAAGACCCTTTCCAGGTGTCAATTGCATATACCCTTCCCTCCCCGCGGTCTTTAACAGCAAATGCTAAGCAAGAAGTTGATTTCCCTTTCCAGGAACCAATCTCCACTATTGTCGATGTCGGAGCCTCCAACGCATACGTATATAAATTTTTAATACCTTCTTTTTTCAACCAACCTTCTACAGTAGAAACAGCACTTTTCACTTCATCTATTCGTTGATTTTTAGAATCTTGCACCTTTTATCCCCTCCTTAAATTATAATAATCTATTCATAATTCATACTAATTGATTGTTTTTTCGAACTAGATTTATATAAAAAAGACTTGGAAAATAAGAAGTGTTTAGTAGGAACAATATAATCTTTATTCTATATTTTTACTAGTAAACTACTTTTAATAACTTGCACGGCCTATATTTACTTAATTCCGAAAGAATCGGTTTTAATTTCATTTTCATCTATCAATTCCTTTTAGATCATTAATACTAATCTCAAATTCAGCATGATCCCCAGCAACATGAGCAACTGGCATACTAATTCCGAGAGCATCTTCTGTTACATAGACATAAATTCCATTCATACCTTCTTGACTTTTAGTAAGCTCCAAAATTAATTTTTCATCATTTTCATACAAACCAAAAGCCATATTTCTAATATCTTGCTCATATTCATTTTCTATATCACCAACATACTTCGCTTCTTTCAATGTATTGATAAAATCGATATCAATTTCGGACACAAAATCTGTTAAAAACAATTGCTTACCAGTGTTAAGTTCAATATTCGTTGTAAAAAATAAATGATACGGATGCGCAGATGGTGTAACGTTGTTATAACTCCTATAGGCAATACTCAAGATTTCTTCATTTTTCAACTTAATTTCATAACTTCCATCAGCTTCATATTGTTGGTCTGAATCAAGTGAAGCTATCGTATCTTGATAAGGTTTTATGGCCGCTGTTTTAATTAATTCATTTATTGTTTCC from Sutcliffiella cohnii encodes:
- a CDS encoding DUF4163 domain-containing protein, which produces MDKKLFGLLLILFTLFLSACNGEGSKETNEEMEKTEQKSDSYEYDIVTVTYHEENVAVEYPKIINFHDEGKQETINELIKTAAIKPYQDTIASLDSDQQYEADGSYEIKLKNEEILSIAYRSYNNVTPSAHPYHLFFTTNIELNTGKQLFLTDFVSEIDIDFINTLKEAKYVGDIENEYEQDIRNMAFGLYENDEKLILELTKSQEGMNGIYVYVTEDALGISMPVAHVAGDHAEFEISINDLKGIDR
- a CDS encoding LysE/ArgO family amino acid transporter, whose product is MLALVHGIILAFGLILPLGVQNVFIFNQGATHRKLLKAAPAIITAGFCDTILIILAVSGLSVVVLNFEWLKNLLFLCGTIFLIYMGFVMWRSTSDSSSKIQVPSRFSARRQVTFAASVSLLNPHAIIDTIGVIGTSSLAYVGHEKVIFTLACIIVSWIWFFFLAIIGRKVGQLGNSGILLKRINQISAIIIWVMAVYLGYNFFTYL
- a CDS encoding class I SAM-dependent methyltransferase, which encodes MQDSKNQRIDEVKSAVSTVEGWLKKEGIKNLYTYALEAPTSTIVEIGSWKGKSTSCLAFAVKDRGEGRVYAIDTWKGSSEHQKVLKHYEEDQLYQEFLENMSKLNLLDVIQPIKMDSVEASRIWPIQKKIGLLYIDGSHEYELVKRDFEFWSPFVAEGGYIIFDDVPSWSGPTQLVNELPDWYKFIDIRGNHGIYQKLN